One Actinosynnema pretiosum DNA segment encodes these proteins:
- a CDS encoding AI-2E family transporter, producing MSATDRRWTDRGQAIGHGVTWLARWSTRLALVAIGAYLLGLLIGKLWVVVMPVLLGLLITTVLWPPARWLRAKGLPPALAASIVLLLGLGVLGGMIALISSSIASGADDIADSATEALGQARQWVSGPPLNLGDGQFDGLIQKGVQQLQASIGSIANSLLTGVGTVTSGVVTGLVALLLAFFFVKDGPRFIPWLRALVGERAGGHLAVVLDRVWGTLGDFIRTQAIVSLFDAVLIGLGLVFLGVPLAIPLAALTFLGGFIPIVGAFIAGAMAVLVALVSNGFTAAVIMLVVVVAVQQIEGNVLQPILQSRSLKLHAAVVLLAVTAGSSLYGIAGAFLAVPVVATAAVVTRYLGEVVDARLAPAAEAAPEAVDHEVPVTPARTGEEPASGK from the coding sequence GTGTCCGCCACTGACCGCCGTTGGACCGACCGGGGGCAGGCCATCGGCCACGGTGTCACCTGGCTGGCCAGGTGGAGCACCCGGCTCGCGCTGGTCGCGATCGGCGCGTACCTGCTGGGGCTGCTGATCGGCAAGCTCTGGGTCGTGGTCATGCCGGTGCTGCTCGGACTGCTGATCACCACGGTGCTGTGGCCGCCCGCCCGCTGGCTGCGCGCCAAGGGCCTCCCGCCCGCGCTGGCCGCCTCGATCGTGCTGCTGCTCGGGCTCGGCGTGCTCGGCGGGATGATCGCGCTGATCAGCTCCTCCATCGCGTCCGGGGCCGACGACATCGCCGACAGCGCCACCGAGGCGCTCGGCCAGGCCAGGCAGTGGGTGAGCGGGCCGCCGCTGAACCTGGGCGACGGGCAGTTCGACGGGCTGATCCAGAAGGGCGTGCAGCAGCTCCAGGCGAGCATCGGGTCGATCGCGAACAGCCTGCTCACCGGGGTCGGCACGGTCACCTCCGGCGTGGTCACCGGGCTGGTGGCGCTGCTGCTGGCGTTCTTCTTCGTCAAGGACGGTCCCCGGTTCATCCCGTGGCTGCGCGCGCTGGTCGGCGAGCGCGCGGGCGGCCACCTGGCGGTCGTGCTGGACCGGGTGTGGGGCACGCTCGGCGACTTCATCCGCACCCAGGCCATCGTGAGCCTGTTCGACGCGGTGCTCATCGGGCTCGGCCTGGTGTTCCTCGGGGTGCCGCTGGCCATCCCGCTGGCGGCGCTGACGTTCCTGGGCGGGTTCATCCCGATCGTGGGCGCGTTCATCGCGGGGGCGATGGCGGTGCTGGTGGCGCTGGTGAGCAACGGGTTCACCGCCGCGGTGATCATGCTGGTGGTCGTGGTGGCGGTGCAGCAGATCGAGGGCAACGTGCTCCAGCCGATCCTGCAGTCGCGGAGCCTGAAGCTGCACGCGGCCGTGGTGCTGCTGGCGGTCACGGCGGGCAGCAGCCTGTACGGGATCGCGGGCGCGTTCCTGGCGGTGCCGGTGGTGGCGACCGCGGCGGTGGTGACCAGGTACCTGGGCGAGGTGGTCGACGCCCGGCTCGCGCCCGCCGCCGAGGCCGCGCCGGAGGCCGTCGACCACGAGGTGCCGGTGACGCCGGCGAGGACCGGGGAGGAACCGGCCTCGGGGAAGTGA